One Pseudomonadota bacterium DNA window includes the following coding sequences:
- a CDS encoding CooT family nickel-binding protein: MCEANAYLIEENDNKLIMEAVDSVEPEGDGIRLVNIFGDQKFIKARVHSLSLVDHKIFLKPHNS, from the coding sequence ATGTGCGAAGCCAATGCATATCTTATAGAAGAGAATGACAATAAACTTATAATGGAAGCAGTTGATAGTGTTGAGCCTGAAGGTGATGGAATCAGACTTGTCAACATATTCGGAGATCAAAAATTCATAAAAGCCAGGGTGCACTCTCTATCACTTGTAGATCATAAAATATTTCTAAAACCTCATAATTCGTAA